A genomic segment from uncultured Marinifilum sp. encodes:
- a CDS encoding BlaI/MecI/CopY family transcriptional regulator: MKELTKAEEQVMQIVWELEKASVREVVVRFPDPKPAYTTVATVMNALEKKGFVNKIPAGKSHLFIVKIPKEDYSGFKAGALVTNYFNGSFSRMASFFAKDNKLSIQELEEMIEIAKRQIEKEK; this comes from the coding sequence ATGAAGGAGTTAACGAAAGCAGAAGAGCAAGTAATGCAAATTGTATGGGAGCTGGAAAAAGCCAGCGTAAGAGAGGTTGTGGTTAGGTTTCCCGATCCAAAACCGGCTTATACTACTGTGGCTACCGTAATGAATGCTTTGGAAAAAAAAGGATTTGTTAATAAAATTCCGGCAGGAAAATCGCATTTGTTTATAGTAAAGATTCCTAAAGAAGATTATTCGGGCTTTAAAGCAGGAGCTTTGGTGACAAATTATTTTAATGGATCGTTTTCTCGAATGGCATCTTTCTTTGCTAAGGATAATAAGCTAAGCATTCAGGAATTAGAAGAAATGATAGAAATTGCTAAGCGACAAATTGAGAAGGAGAAATAG
- a CDS encoding ShlB/FhaC/HecB family hemolysin secretion/activation protein, giving the protein MSLKSDLIRNLLTYIILLLLFIGNSIIANGQQVISDTLFSPLPKNHLQDSTIIISRDTIIFLMDTVHERNKKEQKSGSKFYHAIKRGAYKRKLTKELYKLFFVAPDKMSPTDTIKTERSETAFVIYQGKIIRNIEVKVLEPFGSSLYDTTKVATSWIETTGNKLHHTSRRSHLKRLLHINSGDKVDAYQLADNERLIRQLDYIKDAYFKVIPVSGSGKFVDLQLWVKDQFSWGANLNLGSDFSSEFEFYSRNLYGIGHEFSNTFHYESSENQKFGYSGMYKIKNLKRLYINATFNYQNTYEKAVIGVDFEKEFETYNTKRAGGFSLSKTMRADEIMDDDPILNEIPLDFNYGNIWYGRAYKLNAKNLFARRRMFITGRISSRKFFERPETGPELNQFFHNNILYLSGLSISQIQYYKSNLIYNFGRTEDIPYGFLAQMNVGYEDREYSHRFYLGFDLQKASYIRKTKSYLFNRLAIGGFFNSKRFEQGTLIAQSNFFSRIRKIGALRFRNFGSLKYTLGIRRFPEEFITINNKYGIRGFNSEQVSGTQKITLNLETVTFTPYMLGGFKFAFYSFADMGIIGSNNKNIFKEDYHYGLGVGIRLHNENLVFKTIQIRFAYYPKAPNDFSSAGFRLSGEERPKFNDFKVSQPETISFE; this is encoded by the coding sequence TTGTCATTAAAATCAGATCTTATTCGTAATTTATTAACATATATTATTCTATTGCTTCTTTTTATCGGAAACTCAATTATTGCAAACGGGCAACAAGTAATTTCCGACACCCTTTTTTCTCCTCTCCCCAAAAATCATTTACAAGACAGCACTATTATAATTTCGCGCGATACCATTATATTTTTAATGGATACCGTTCATGAGAGAAATAAAAAAGAACAAAAAAGTGGTAGTAAATTTTACCATGCCATAAAACGAGGTGCCTACAAACGAAAACTCACCAAAGAGCTTTATAAATTATTTTTTGTTGCTCCAGATAAAATGTCGCCTACCGATACAATTAAAACAGAGCGAAGCGAAACTGCCTTTGTTATTTATCAGGGTAAAATAATTCGAAATATAGAAGTTAAAGTACTAGAACCTTTTGGATCGAGTTTATACGACACAACAAAAGTAGCTACCAGCTGGATTGAAACAACAGGAAATAAGCTTCATCATACCAGTAGAAGGAGCCATTTAAAACGCTTGTTGCATATTAATTCAGGAGATAAAGTTGACGCCTATCAGTTAGCTGATAATGAACGCTTAATTCGTCAGCTCGACTATATTAAAGATGCCTATTTTAAAGTTATTCCTGTTTCGGGATCAGGTAAATTTGTAGATCTTCAATTGTGGGTTAAAGATCAGTTTTCCTGGGGTGCTAATTTAAATCTTGGCTCCGATTTTTCGAGCGAATTTGAGTTTTATAGCCGAAATTTATATGGAATTGGGCACGAATTTAGCAATACATTTCATTACGAATCTAGCGAAAATCAGAAATTTGGATACTCAGGAATGTATAAAATAAAAAATCTTAAAAGATTATATATTAATGCTACTTTTAACTATCAAAATACCTACGAAAAAGCAGTAATTGGAGTCGATTTTGAAAAAGAATTTGAAACATACAACACCAAGCGTGCAGGTGGATTTAGTCTTTCCAAGACTATGAGAGCAGATGAAATTATGGATGATGATCCCATATTAAATGAAATTCCACTTGATTTTAATTACGGAAATATTTGGTACGGAAGAGCTTACAAATTAAACGCTAAAAATCTATTTGCAAGAAGGCGCATGTTTATTACGGGGCGAATTTCGAGCCGAAAATTCTTTGAAAGACCAGAAACAGGACCTGAGTTAAACCAATTTTTTCACAACAATATTCTTTATTTATCGGGCCTAAGTATTAGTCAAATTCAGTACTACAAAAGTAATTTAATTTACAATTTTGGTAGAACTGAGGATATTCCTTACGGATTTTTAGCCCAAATGAATGTTGGTTACGAAGACCGGGAATATTCGCACCGATTTTATCTAGGCTTTGATTTACAAAAAGCAAGCTACATAAGAAAAACAAAAAGTTATCTTTTTAATCGGCTAGCAATTGGTGGCTTTTTTAATTCTAAACGATTCGAACAGGGTACTCTAATTGCTCAGTCGAATTTTTTTAGCCGAATTAGAAAAATTGGGGCTTTGCGATTTAGAAATTTTGGTAGCTTAAAATATACTCTTGGAATAAGACGATTTCCTGAAGAATTTATCACTATAAACAATAAATATGGAATTCGTGGTTTTAATAGTGAACAAGTTAGCGGAACACAAAAAATTACTTTAAATCTGGAAACAGTAACATTTACACCTTATATGCTTGGTGGTTTTAAATTTGCATTTTACAGTTTTGCAGATATGGGAATTATTGGAAGTAATAATAAAAATATCTTTAAAGAAGATTACCATTACGGATTAGGAGTTGGTATTAGACTACACAACGAAAATCTTGTTTTTAAAACCATACAAATACGATTTGCATATTATCCAAAAGCTCCTAATGATTTTAGCTCTGCAGGATTTCGTTTATCGGGCGAAGAACGACCTAAGTTTAATGATTTTAAAGTTAGTCAACCAGAAACTATATCTTTCGAGTAA
- a CDS encoding MATE family efflux transporter, protein MKIQTNYSNIWKIAYPIILGSIAQNIIALTDTAFLGHLSETALGAAAIATIFYFAVIMLAWGFGLGVQIVIARRYGEGNYKLVGKTFDHALYFLVALSVLLLGFMQILSPPILKTIVKSDAIFQASNDYISVRAWGILFACINLLFRAFYIGVAKTKIISWSTAFMAIINIFFDYSLIFGEFGLPEMGIKGAALASVIAEVSVLVFFIVYTLRKTPIEKYNIFAFPSIDKSLYGRLLKVSFPMMIQNFLSLSCWFIFFLLVEKMGERELAISNIIRSIYVLIMVPVWAFASAANTLVSQVIGEGNQKEVLPVIFKTIKLSFLCVLILVGVSMINPELVISIYTEEASLISDTKPVLYVIFGAALLFPIAITLFQGVSGTGNTFHALLIEILVLVFYLGGVYMLIEVFRLPISGVWISEYFYAGFLALASWFYLRFVNWKESKI, encoded by the coding sequence GTGAAAATACAGACCAATTATTCTAATATCTGGAAAATTGCTTATCCTATTATTTTAGGTAGTATAGCTCAAAATATAATTGCACTAACCGATACTGCTTTTTTGGGACACCTAAGCGAGACAGCTTTGGGTGCAGCAGCCATTGCAACTATTTTTTATTTTGCAGTAATAATGCTTGCTTGGGGATTTGGTTTAGGTGTACAAATAGTAATTGCACGCCGATATGGAGAAGGAAATTATAAGTTGGTAGGAAAAACTTTCGATCATGCTTTGTATTTTCTTGTGGCTTTATCGGTTTTGCTGTTGGGATTTATGCAAATTCTGTCTCCGCCAATATTGAAAACCATTGTAAAATCGGATGCAATTTTTCAGGCTAGTAACGATTATATTTCGGTTCGTGCATGGGGAATTCTTTTTGCATGTATTAATTTGTTATTTAGAGCCTTTTATATTGGAGTTGCTAAAACTAAAATAATTAGTTGGAGTACAGCTTTTATGGCCATTATTAATATATTTTTCGATTACTCCTTAATTTTTGGTGAATTTGGTTTACCCGAAATGGGAATTAAAGGAGCAGCATTGGCTTCGGTAATTGCCGAAGTATCTGTATTGGTATTTTTTATTGTTTATACACTTCGTAAAACTCCAATTGAAAAATACAATATATTTGCTTTTCCAAGTATCGATAAAAGTTTATATGGCCGATTGTTGAAAGTATCATTTCCTATGATGATTCAGAATTTTTTATCCTTGTCGTGTTGGTTTATTTTCTTTTTGTTAGTAGAGAAAATGGGAGAGAGAGAACTGGCAATTTCTAACATCATAAGAAGCATATATGTATTGATAATGGTTCCTGTATGGGCTTTTGCCTCGGCAGCTAATACTTTGGTTAGCCAAGTAATTGGTGAGGGAAATCAAAAAGAGGTATTACCAGTAATTTTTAAAACCATAAAACTTTCCTTTTTATGTGTATTGATATTGGTAGGAGTAAGTATGATAAACCCAGAACTTGTTATCTCAATTTATACCGAAGAGGCAAGTTTAATTTCAGATACCAAACCAGTGTTGTATGTTATTTTTGGTGCAGCATTATTGTTTCCTATTGCAATTACTTTGTTTCAGGGTGTTTCGGGAACAGGAAATACTTTTCATGCCTTGCTAATAGAAATTTTGGTTTTGGTATTTTATTTAGGCGGTGTTTATATGCTTATTGAAGTTTTTCGTTTGCCAATTTCAGGAGTGTGGATCTCGGAGTATTTTTATGCGGGTTTTCTTGCTTTGGCTTCTTGGTTTTACCTTCGGTTTGTAAATTGGAAAGAAAGTAAAATTTAA